In a single window of the Olivibacter sp. SDN3 genome:
- a CDS encoding F0F1 ATP synthase subunit B, with product MDLLIPEIGLIFWHTISFLLLLFLLAKFAWKPVMKAIGERERSIENALDAAEKAKQEMARLTSENEQLLKDARAERDLILKEAKEIKEQLLKDAKDQAQVEGNRMIEKARIEINNQKAIALADVKNQVSKLSLEIASKVLQQELSDKGKQEALVGELLKEVKLN from the coding sequence ATGGATTTACTTATCCCCGAAATTGGTTTGATTTTTTGGCATACCATTTCCTTTCTTCTTTTATTGTTTCTTTTAGCTAAGTTTGCGTGGAAGCCGGTTATGAAAGCTATCGGAGAGCGAGAGCGCTCCATTGAAAATGCATTGGATGCAGCAGAAAAAGCAAAGCAGGAAATGGCACGCTTGACCAGCGAAAATGAGCAATTGTTAAAAGACGCTCGTGCTGAAAGGGATCTGATTTTGAAAGAGGCCAAGGAAATCAAAGAGCAATTGTTAAAAGATGCCAAAGATCAGGCACAGGTTGAGGGTAACCGGATGATCGAGAAAGCACGTATCGAGATAAACAATCAAAAGGCAATAGCTTTAGCCGATGTTAAAAACCAAGTGTCGAAGTTATCCTTAGAAATTGCCAGCAAAGTTTTACAACAGGAGTTATCTGATAAGGGTAAACAGGAAGCCTTAGTAGGAGAATTGTTAAAAGAAGTAAAGTTAAACTAA
- the atpE gene encoding ATP synthase F0 subunit C, with protein sequence MTGTLAAIGAGLAAIGAGLGIGKIGGSAMESIARQPEAASKIQTAMLIAAAFIEAVALFAVVVSLIA encoded by the coding sequence ATGACTGGAACATTAGCTGCAATTGGAGCAGGTCTAGCAGCCATTGGCGCTGGATTAGGTATTGGTAAAATTGGCGGTTCTGCTATGGAAAGCATTGCTCGCCAGCCGGAAGCTGCTTCAAAAATTCAAACTGCGATGTTAATTGCGGCTGCCTTCATTGAGGCGGTAGCTTTATTCGCTGTGGTTGTTTCTTTAATTGCTTAA